In Salinigranum rubrum, one genomic interval encodes:
- a CDS encoding cyclase family protein: MNYLTNEAVLRGAQAVETGDVYALGTPIGRKAGDPKSPSRQGAQHFMARDEGHYEAGKVESASDDYMNWADDVLNTYLHGTTHIDAPGHVWYDGQLYNGFDATTTKGGLDRCGIEHVADHGVVGRGVLIDIARHRGVDHLGRGERIELSELQECLDAEGVELQKRDIPIIRTGWIEAFYDGGVPTELEKLDEPGLTYTDAVAEWFHEMEIPAFGTDTIANEQTNSEETSSRLPLHPALIRDQGILFNEILKLDELANGCAENGTYSFLFVASPLKILGGTGSPVNPTAIT, encoded by the coding sequence GTGAACTACCTGACCAACGAGGCGGTGCTCCGAGGCGCCCAAGCGGTCGAGACGGGCGACGTGTACGCGCTCGGCACGCCGATCGGTCGGAAAGCGGGGGATCCGAAATCACCATCGCGACAGGGCGCCCAGCACTTCATGGCTCGTGACGAGGGCCACTACGAGGCTGGCAAAGTCGAGTCAGCATCGGACGACTACATGAACTGGGCTGACGACGTGCTCAACACCTACCTCCACGGGACTACCCATATAGACGCGCCAGGGCACGTGTGGTACGACGGGCAGCTCTACAACGGGTTTGACGCGACCACGACGAAGGGCGGACTGGACCGCTGCGGGATCGAACACGTCGCGGACCACGGCGTCGTGGGGCGGGGCGTGCTGATCGACATCGCACGCCACCGGGGCGTCGATCACCTTGGCCGCGGTGAACGGATCGAACTTTCGGAGCTACAGGAATGCCTCGACGCGGAGGGTGTAGAACTCCAGAAGCGTGACATTCCGATCATTCGGACCGGCTGGATCGAGGCTTTCTACGACGGCGGTGTTCCGACCGAACTCGAAAAACTCGACGAACCGGGGCTCACCTACACCGACGCCGTCGCCGAGTGGTTCCACGAAATGGAGATCCCCGCCTTCGGGACCGATACGATTGCCAACGAGCAGACGAACTCGGAGGAGACCAGCTCTCGTCTCCCGCTCCACCCCGCGCTGATACGCGATCAGGGCATCCTCTTCAACGAGATTCTCAAACTCGACGAACTCGCTAACGGGTGCGCGGAGAACGGAACATACAGTTTCCTGTTCGTCGCCTCCCCATTGAAGATTCTCGGTGGTACTGGATCGCCAGTCAATCCGACTGCGATTACGTGA
- a CDS encoding AMP-binding protein encodes MAGSFKYWTDISEAMRPSLWTPEKCESFVENGWWPNKTILDYVSDSATDTPDRVALVDERTTYTYAELADAVDNVALGLVAHGVEPDNMLAVQLPNRIEGVVVHLAAIRAGAIPNPIVTIYRENELRYMLDKLDSVAYFAVKEHCGFDFERMIRGIADEFDALENVFVLDDGEALVDETRSLTALFETDWAAQTDSDHRTLDDREVGPNDTSLVLFTSGTTGMPKGVMHTENTLLSAMSSQIDVLGLTSDDVIFAPSPIGHLTAIQNGYRAAFMLGTACVLQEQWDGSRALEWIESEGATYTAGATTFLTDMTNSENFEEYDTSSLRLMMTGGAPIPPEAVQEAHEQFENLTVCRGWGQTENTLPTINFPTDPTEALRTKDGRPYDGMEVRIASPETFDAALPGETGELQVRGPFLFLGYYDDPERTAASFTADGWLKTGDKASIDDDGYVTIEGRLKDVIIRGGENIPVREVEADLRDHPSVGEVALVAMPDERLQERACAYVRPADPATPPSFEEVINYLTERGYITQRLPERLELIDEFPRNAIGKIQRYKLREDVAEQLDMDPVTR; translated from the coding sequence GTGGCGGGTAGTTTCAAGTACTGGACGGACATATCTGAAGCCATGAGACCGTCTTTGTGGACACCTGAGAAGTGCGAGTCGTTCGTCGAAAATGGTTGGTGGCCCAACAAGACTATCCTCGACTACGTTTCCGACTCCGCTACGGACACTCCCGACCGCGTCGCTCTGGTGGACGAGCGAACGACCTATACCTACGCGGAACTCGCCGACGCCGTGGATAACGTCGCGCTCGGATTGGTCGCTCACGGTGTCGAACCGGACAACATGCTCGCGGTGCAACTCCCGAACCGGATTGAGGGCGTCGTGGTACACCTCGCGGCGATTCGGGCTGGCGCGATCCCGAACCCTATCGTTACCATCTATCGAGAGAACGAGTTGCGGTATATGCTCGATAAACTGGACTCCGTCGCGTACTTTGCGGTAAAAGAACACTGCGGGTTCGACTTCGAGCGGATGATCCGCGGGATCGCAGACGAGTTCGACGCGCTGGAGAACGTATTTGTCCTCGATGACGGCGAGGCCCTGGTCGACGAGACACGGAGTCTGACAGCACTGTTCGAGACGGACTGGGCGGCGCAGACCGACAGCGACCACAGGACGTTGGACGATCGGGAGGTCGGCCCGAACGACACTTCGCTCGTCCTCTTCACCTCGGGAACGACCGGAATGCCGAAAGGCGTCATGCACACTGAGAACACTCTCCTGTCCGCGATGAGTAGCCAGATCGACGTGCTGGGCTTGACTTCGGACGACGTGATCTTCGCACCGTCACCGATCGGACACTTGACGGCGATCCAGAACGGCTATCGGGCGGCCTTTATGTTGGGGACAGCCTGCGTCCTCCAGGAACAGTGGGACGGGTCACGCGCGCTTGAATGGATCGAATCCGAGGGAGCCACGTACACGGCCGGCGCGACGACGTTCCTCACGGACATGACGAACTCTGAAAACTTCGAGGAATACGATACATCGAGTCTCCGACTAATGATGACCGGTGGTGCACCGATCCCACCCGAGGCCGTGCAGGAGGCCCACGAACAGTTCGAGAACCTGACGGTGTGTCGCGGCTGGGGACAGACGGAGAATACCCTCCCAACAATCAATTTCCCGACAGATCCGACGGAAGCACTACGGACGAAAGACGGCCGACCGTATGACGGGATGGAGGTTCGCATCGCGTCGCCGGAGACGTTCGATGCGGCGCTCCCCGGGGAGACCGGCGAACTGCAGGTCCGGGGACCTTTTCTCTTTCTCGGGTACTACGACGACCCCGAGCGGACCGCCGCGTCGTTCACGGCGGACGGTTGGCTCAAGACTGGCGACAAGGCATCTATCGACGACGACGGGTACGTGACGATCGAGGGACGGCTGAAAGACGTAATCATCCGCGGCGGTGAGAATATCCCCGTTCGTGAGGTTGAGGCGGATCTCCGCGATCACCCGAGCGTTGGCGAGGTCGCACTCGTAGCGATGCCCGACGAGAGATTGCAAGAGCGGGCGTGCGCGTACGTTCGTCCCGCTGACCCGGCCACTCCGCCGTCGTTCGAGGAGGTAATCAACTACCTCACTGAGCGTGGATATATTACCCAACGTCTTCCCGAGCGGCTCGAACTTATCGACGAATTCCCGAGAAACGCGATCGGAAAGATTCAGCGATACAAACTTCGAGAGGATGTGGCGGAGCAACTCGATATGGACCCGGTCACGAGATAG
- a CDS encoding thiamine pyrophosphate-binding protein gives MKAREAMIRLLRFEDVDILFTLLSGDFMGSIAEIEEKWGDEIRTIHSRHEQGAMAIVDRYTRASDDISVCVVGRGPDIAQTGTSLVTAKKRGSKLMVLVPSSAVSSRYDTKGFKQETYLESTIETTVVVQSVDDPWYIVPTYEVVVEDGFIYVTP, from the coding sequence ATGAAGGCGCGTGAAGCGATGATTCGATTGCTGCGATTCGAAGACGTTGACATCCTTTTTACGCTGCTCTCCGGCGACTTCATGGGATCGATAGCCGAGATAGAAGAGAAGTGGGGCGACGAGATCAGAACGATTCACTCGCGACACGAGCAGGGTGCAATGGCGATAGTGGACAGATACACTCGCGCATCGGACGACATCAGTGTCTGCGTCGTCGGCAGAGGACCGGATATTGCCCAGACAGGCACGTCGCTGGTGACCGCGAAAAAGCGGGGATCAAAGCTCATGGTACTCGTTCCCAGTTCGGCCGTCTCGTCTCGATACGACACCAAGGGGTTCAAACAGGAGACGTATCTGGAATCGACTATCGAAACGACGGTCGTCGTCCAGAGCGTCGACGATCCCTGGTACATCGTCCCGACGTACGAGGTAGTGGTCGAAGACGGCTTTATCTACGTAACGCCCTGA